A window of Sphingomonas adhaesiva contains these coding sequences:
- a CDS encoding MobA/MobL family protein, with translation MSTSGSIGEEPAVFAHHVRALLARQRREDEEAIAGSLKRTGFRAQGDDREGRGLQVRPLTAGRERTVDFHAASPLTRRDRQTGGFRVPHFDVKAIVAIHPPSRNGVAHPRCGGGGMSAAAHFDYVTDGARIGLATHIDYIRRETGVDDPAGEMLLDMLDEQHLRAEKNELACYTNIPGGWDRARSLFEAAERAAPPPKSHLLQASTAQVTSFEYQLKFGGAPTWFREMTRRLQAEAAEVEREAIERGWPERHRMVTIAEVSGEEAYERLDWFERRRFARDLVTWKQGRTQRSQHRFVGELPDGLSAFDRHEILSRFCGTLADDGWMVVGAIHQPDRHNDRRNFHLHVDGVDRPAEWLDDPGCWDFEYVERRNGKVTHPKRQKKVRYEAPPAGLLRERFITIVNEVVGDRPHVVRYLHGTYADNDIGLTPLEHMGNRATGLEARGIETEVGSRNARRILADEAAACEKRANEAEAALASELALIRTIVANDLAVMAAVERYERLERRLIRRRLQRELTDVVITMARSRAETVVHTLTPTPGRPVTPRKGDDQLLADARAHLAWVERNSPTPDEREAARRVEEALAARAADQWAIVLSATARVGQAPAMDAVVYLPRHHAPAAAATASRFDGPKRDRLRAWLRKHAADGDLLIFDNGEARLGRSVPRAIDTLMRQFAHEPSFQRLLLAERHRRADRELLSGSAPSKGTPSTSSESGKPRPMPSSAPSTTTVGTLPIPESGEAEFSSMVMGTTSVTPIAPPTASPSAHIAARQAHRKPDVSGSPPDKLPNRVTPSRPERAASIATKDASTNRAPSTPETVEKLKVSIFDQASSLPTAGGKIVGPKGPASPAPPLSLPTKGPER, from the coding sequence CCGCGAGCGGACGGTGGACTTCCATGCCGCCAGCCCGCTGACCCGCCGCGATCGGCAGACGGGCGGGTTCCGGGTGCCACACTTCGACGTGAAGGCGATCGTGGCGATCCACCCGCCGTCCCGGAACGGCGTCGCTCATCCGCGCTGCGGCGGCGGGGGGATGAGCGCCGCGGCACACTTCGACTATGTGACCGATGGGGCAAGGATCGGACTGGCGACCCATATCGACTATATCCGGCGCGAGACCGGCGTCGACGATCCGGCCGGCGAGATGCTGCTCGACATGCTGGACGAGCAGCATCTCCGGGCAGAGAAGAACGAGCTCGCCTGCTATACCAACATCCCGGGCGGCTGGGACCGGGCACGCAGCCTGTTCGAGGCGGCCGAACGCGCCGCACCGCCGCCGAAGTCGCATCTGCTTCAGGCCTCGACCGCGCAGGTCACCAGTTTCGAATATCAGCTGAAGTTCGGCGGTGCCCCGACCTGGTTCCGCGAGATGACGCGGCGATTGCAGGCGGAAGCGGCCGAGGTCGAGCGGGAGGCGATCGAGCGTGGGTGGCCCGAGCGGCATCGCATGGTCACCATCGCTGAGGTGTCCGGCGAGGAAGCCTATGAGCGTCTCGACTGGTTCGAACGCAGGCGATTCGCTCGCGATCTCGTAACGTGGAAGCAGGGCCGAACCCAACGATCGCAGCACCGGTTCGTCGGCGAACTGCCCGATGGTCTTTCAGCGTTCGATCGCCACGAGATACTGTCGCGCTTCTGCGGCACGTTGGCGGATGACGGCTGGATGGTGGTCGGCGCGATCCACCAACCCGACCGCCACAACGATCGCCGCAATTTCCACCTGCATGTCGATGGCGTCGATCGCCCGGCCGAATGGCTCGACGATCCTGGCTGTTGGGACTTCGAATATGTCGAACGACGCAACGGAAAGGTCACGCATCCGAAGCGTCAGAAGAAGGTTCGCTACGAAGCGCCACCCGCCGGGCTGCTGCGGGAGCGGTTTATCACGATCGTCAATGAGGTGGTCGGCGATCGGCCGCACGTCGTGCGGTATCTGCACGGGACCTATGCCGACAACGACATCGGGCTGACCCCGCTCGAGCATATGGGCAACCGGGCCACCGGGCTCGAAGCACGCGGGATCGAGACGGAGGTGGGATCGCGCAACGCCCGGAGGATCCTCGCCGATGAGGCCGCGGCTTGCGAGAAGCGTGCGAACGAGGCGGAGGCGGCGCTCGCCAGTGAACTCGCGCTGATCCGAACCATCGTCGCGAATGATCTCGCCGTCATGGCCGCGGTCGAACGCTACGAACGATTGGAACGGCGTCTGATCCGGCGGCGGCTTCAGCGCGAACTCACCGACGTCGTTATCACGATGGCGCGGTCGCGGGCGGAGACGGTGGTGCATACGCTGACCCCGACGCCGGGGCGCCCTGTGACACCGCGCAAGGGAGACGACCAACTGCTCGCCGATGCTCGGGCGCACCTTGCATGGGTCGAGCGGAACAGCCCTACGCCGGACGAGCGGGAAGCGGCGCGACGGGTGGAGGAGGCGCTCGCCGCAAGGGCAGCGGACCAGTGGGCAATCGTCCTGTCGGCAACGGCACGGGTTGGGCAAGCGCCGGCCATGGACGCGGTCGTTTACCTTCCGCGCCATCATGCGCCTGCGGCGGCGGCCACGGCGTCGCGGTTCGACGGTCCGAAGCGGGATCGCTTGCGCGCCTGGCTGCGCAAGCACGCCGCTGATGGGGATCTGCTGATTTTCGATAACGGCGAAGCGCGGCTCGGCCGCAGCGTTCCAAGGGCGATCGACACGCTGATGCGGCAGTTTGCTCACGAACCGAGCTTCCAGCGACTGCTGTTGGCGGAGCGGCACCGGCGGGCCGATCGCGAGTTGCTGTCGGGCTCCGCTCCGTCGAAGGGGACGCCAAGCACGTCTTCCGAGTCAGGCAAGCCGCGCCCGATGCCATCGAGCGCTCCGTCCACCACGACGGTTGGAACCCTGCCGATCCCAGAATCGGGCGAGGCGGAGTTCTCGTCCATGGTCATGGGCACGACTTCTGTTACGCCCATCGCGCCGCCCACGGCCTCCCCGAGTGCGCATATCGCGGCGCGGCAGGCGCATCGGAAACCTGACGTTTCCGGATCGCCGCCTGACAAGCTGCCGAACCGGGTCACACCGAGCCGGCCGGAGCGGGCGGCTTCCATCGCGACGAAGGACGCTTCTACCAACCGCGCGCCCTCTACGCCGGAGACGGTAGAGAAGTTGAAGGTCAGTATCTTTGATCAGGCATCGTCGTTGCCGACGGCGGGCGGGAAGATAGTGGGACCCAAGGGGCCGGCAAGTCCCGCGCCACCGCTCAGTCTGCCCACCAAGGGCCCCGAGCGCTAG
- a CDS encoding DNA N-6-adenine-methyltransferase, translated as MLIAALIEARRSAGVSQTALAARIGVPLQKIKRLERGVGSVETLVAVMIATDFRLTGLGPGNTLGEKLRASRLRRGWTLEKAASRARMSRTTLASLERGGGSVASLLRLLTVLAPQARRRAQERVYWSEGDKADRDIRFTPPEFLAKVHHAFGAIDLDPCGHALSPVVAKRRILLEEGGDGFVDDWSGGLAFVNPPFSETLRWLKRAHDQWSCGNVGSVVCLVPARTDSRWFHETLTVEADIFLLRGRVRFADIRGRSQHTPHSLMLVAFGSSTEQRARWAEIAEGYWLARSHGLASLPDRPVVDDDAARDIDTALDQPAQARLGAGDALLGVRVSGLEGQVDDLRRREAEAATHVRLGQQQRARPGLRQPQPAAGV; from the coding sequence ATGTTGATCGCTGCGCTCATCGAGGCCCGCAGGTCGGCGGGCGTGTCGCAGACGGCGCTCGCGGCGCGCATCGGCGTGCCGTTGCAGAAGATCAAGCGGCTCGAGCGGGGCGTCGGTTCGGTCGAGACCCTTGTCGCGGTGATGATCGCAACCGACTTCCGGCTGACCGGTCTCGGGCCGGGCAACACCCTTGGCGAGAAACTGCGCGCCAGCCGGCTTCGGCGTGGCTGGACGCTGGAGAAGGCGGCGTCACGCGCGCGCATGTCGCGCACGACGCTCGCCAGCCTCGAGCGCGGCGGCGGATCGGTCGCCAGCCTGCTCCGCCTGTTGACCGTGCTCGCGCCTCAGGCCCGGCGCCGGGCACAGGAACGCGTTTACTGGAGCGAGGGCGATAAAGCGGACCGCGACATCCGCTTCACCCCGCCCGAGTTCCTGGCGAAGGTCCACCATGCGTTCGGCGCGATCGACCTTGACCCGTGCGGTCATGCGCTGAGCCCGGTGGTCGCGAAGCGCCGCATCCTGCTCGAAGAAGGCGGCGACGGGTTCGTCGACGACTGGTCGGGCGGGCTCGCCTTCGTCAATCCTCCTTTCAGCGAAACGCTGCGCTGGCTGAAACGCGCGCATGACCAATGGTCGTGCGGGAATGTCGGCAGCGTCGTCTGCCTCGTCCCCGCGCGCACCGACTCCCGCTGGTTCCACGAAACGTTGACCGTCGAGGCCGACATCTTCCTCCTGCGGGGCCGGGTGCGTTTCGCCGACATCCGCGGCCGGTCGCAGCACACGCCCCATTCGTTGATGCTGGTGGCATTCGGTAGCTCGACCGAGCAGCGGGCACGCTGGGCGGAGATCGCCGAGGGGTATTGGCTGGCCCGCTCGCACGGGCTCGCCTCACTACCAGATCGGCCAGTCGTTGATGACGACGCGGCCCGCGACATCGACACCGCGCTCGACCAGCCGGCGCAGGCGCGCCTCGGCGCGGGCGATGCCCTGCTCGGCGTCCGCGTCAGCGGGCTTGAAGGGCAGGTGGACGATCTCCGCCGGCGCGAGGCGGAAGCTGCCACGCACGTGCGGCTGGGGCAGCAGCAGCGCGCGCGACCCGGTCTTCGACAGCCACAGCCGGCAGCCGGGGTGTGA
- a CDS encoding S8 family serine peptidase, whose product MISAGLLLAACGGGGGVNSGGSTAPPTSTPAPTPAPSPTPTSSADSAEYKASGAVVIAKAAYAYDRGITGKGVTIAVLDTGINRATPEFAGRISADSTGFEQRVARCGTCAAETLAPYAIDDKQGHGTTVASVALAARNGSGPQGVAPEATLLALKIVGADLSGQTAGGTGPIPESGSANAMLIAPAIRYAVEKGAFVSVLSLNGFGTGQIAQDQRAAMDQVRLADRLLVNSVDNATGQDSFTGQFAENFVGTDSANKDWFLFAIGVDQNGNPRSANGNAGPLADRMLAAGGNNVEVVDKDGNVVSVTGNSFAAPAVAGAAALLKQYWPQLGGKAISRILLDTATDAGAPGVDAVFGAGILNVEKAMQAQAPASSFAAADAVLTRYSSLTTSAPFGGSAAATTLTDQVGGMTVFDRYGRDYGMVASTGVRARGSGLLAGAMVGQTDVFWHAARTEAARFGFATNVGAYSGLRPAMPAVVSFAPAAGQQVTLGTNVAIGGGTGLAGSPLRGIASMPVGSMSVWSGGGWSASFSSGTSRDGRLRQQVIGFAMPLGLGVELSDLAERGQVLGMRGDATLGLTGARTTLATLIYRHTLAGVDLTARATASSTRASGGSNLLRFGGPLIGSAFVLEGARGLFGGRATLGLSSPLQVERARAMLLAPVSFDLVSGALATRTVAVDLAPDARELDLELGWSTALSPSSSLRFGLAHAFDAGHVAGASDTAGFVTIAIR is encoded by the coding sequence GTGATCTCGGCGGGGCTGCTGCTTGCCGCCTGTGGCGGCGGCGGTGGCGTCAACTCTGGCGGATCGACCGCGCCGCCGACCTCCACCCCGGCACCCACACCCGCACCGAGCCCTACACCGACATCGTCCGCCGACAGCGCCGAATACAAGGCCTCGGGCGCGGTAGTGATCGCCAAGGCCGCCTACGCCTATGACCGCGGCATCACCGGCAAGGGCGTGACGATCGCGGTGCTCGACACCGGCATCAACCGCGCGACGCCCGAATTCGCAGGGCGCATCTCGGCGGACAGCACGGGCTTCGAACAGCGCGTCGCGCGCTGCGGCACCTGCGCGGCTGAGACGCTGGCGCCCTATGCGATCGATGACAAACAGGGCCACGGGACGACCGTCGCCTCGGTCGCGCTGGCGGCGCGCAACGGATCGGGGCCGCAGGGGGTTGCACCCGAGGCGACGCTGCTGGCGCTCAAGATCGTCGGTGCTGACCTGTCGGGCCAGACCGCCGGCGGCACCGGGCCGATCCCGGAGAGCGGAAGCGCGAACGCGATGCTGATCGCGCCGGCGATCCGCTATGCCGTCGAAAAGGGCGCGTTCGTCAGCGTCCTGTCGCTCAACGGCTTCGGCACGGGGCAGATCGCGCAGGACCAGCGCGCCGCGATGGATCAGGTACGCCTCGCCGACCGGCTGCTGGTCAATTCCGTCGACAACGCCACCGGGCAGGACAGCTTCACCGGCCAGTTCGCGGAGAACTTCGTCGGCACCGACAGCGCCAACAAGGACTGGTTCCTGTTCGCGATCGGGGTCGACCAGAACGGCAACCCGCGCAGCGCCAACGGCAATGCCGGCCCACTCGCCGACCGGATGCTCGCGGCCGGCGGCAACAACGTCGAGGTCGTCGACAAGGACGGTAACGTCGTCAGCGTCACTGGCAACAGCTTCGCCGCACCGGCGGTCGCCGGGGCGGCAGCGTTGCTCAAACAGTATTGGCCGCAGCTGGGCGGCAAGGCGATCAGCCGCATCCTGCTCGACACCGCCACCGATGCCGGGGCGCCCGGCGTCGACGCCGTGTTCGGTGCGGGCATCCTGAACGTCGAGAAGGCGATGCAGGCGCAGGCGCCCGCTTCATCGTTCGCGGCGGCCGATGCGGTGCTGACGCGCTATTCCTCGCTGACGACCTCCGCGCCATTCGGAGGATCGGCCGCGGCGACGACACTGACCGATCAGGTCGGTGGCATGACGGTGTTTGACCGCTACGGCCGGGACTATGGGATGGTAGCCTCGACCGGCGTGCGCGCTCGCGGGTCGGGTCTGCTTGCCGGCGCGATGGTCGGGCAGACGGATGTTTTCTGGCACGCGGCGCGGACAGAAGCCGCACGCTTCGGCTTCGCGACCAACGTCGGCGCCTATTCAGGGCTTCGTCCCGCCATGCCGGCCGTCGTCTCCTTCGCGCCTGCCGCCGGGCAGCAGGTCACGCTTGGCACCAACGTCGCGATCGGCGGCGGGACCGGACTGGCGGGTTCGCCGCTGCGCGGCATCGCGTCGATGCCGGTCGGCAGCATGTCGGTATGGTCCGGCGGGGGTTGGTCGGCCTCCTTTTCGAGCGGGACGTCTCGGGACGGCCGCCTCCGGCAACAGGTCATTGGCTTCGCCATGCCGCTGGGCCTCGGGGTCGAACTGTCTGATCTGGCCGAACGTGGCCAAGTCCTCGGCATGCGCGGTGACGCGACGCTCGGCCTGACCGGCGCGCGGACCACGCTCGCCACGCTGATCTATCGCCACACGCTGGCAGGCGTCGACCTCACCGCCCGCGCCACCGCCTCCTCGACACGGGCGTCGGGGGGCTCGAACCTGCTGCGCTTCGGCGGACCGCTGATCGGTAGCGCCTTCGTGCTGGAGGGTGCACGCGGCCTCTTCGGCGGTCGCGCGACGCTCGGGCTGTCCTCGCCGCTTCAGGTCGAGCGCGCCCGCGCGATGCTGCTCGCGCCGGTGTCGTTCGACCTCGTCAGCGGTGCGCTCGCGACCCGCACCGTCGCGGTCGATCTCGCCCCTGATGCTCGCGAGCTGGACCTCGAACTGGGCTGGTCGACCGCACTGTCGCCTTCGTCATCGCTGCGGTTCGGTCTCGCCCACGCCTTCGACGCGGGCCACGTCGCGGGCGCGTCCGACACCGCCGGCTTCGTCACCATCGCCATCCGCTGA
- a CDS encoding lysozyme inhibitor LprI family protein: protein MSIIIIAALLSAARNPCDGSTTREVEQCLAADLARADAELNRYYAAATKRLTEQQDTAALAKLRAAERAWIAYRDAECDAVYDSWGQGTIRGAMNLGCRITLAEARTATVWRNWLTYADSTPPILPKPRASY from the coding sequence ATGTCGATCATCATCATCGCCGCGCTGCTGTCGGCGGCCAGAAATCCATGTGACGGCTCGACGACGCGCGAAGTCGAGCAATGCCTCGCCGCCGATCTGGCCCGTGCCGATGCCGAGCTCAATCGATACTATGCAGCGGCAACGAAGCGATTGACGGAGCAACAGGATACGGCCGCCCTGGCGAAGCTGCGCGCGGCGGAACGGGCTTGGATCGCCTATCGTGACGCGGAGTGCGATGCCGTCTACGACTCATGGGGTCAGGGCACGATCCGCGGTGCCATGAACCTGGGTTGCCGGATCACCCTCGCCGAAGCTCGCACCGCGACGGTCTGGCGCAACTGGCTGACCTACGCCGACAGCACGCCGCCCATCCTGCCGAAGCCGAGGGCTAGTTATTGA
- a CDS encoding metallophosphoesterase, which yields MMPAIFVHVSDIHFGQERDHSVHIHDDVKMQLIEDAGELVASLPGGVAQGILVTGDIAYSGTAEQYDAAALWLDELAERISCPIHRVQMVPGNHDLDRNKLSIGGTALLDYIRGGGPAEYEKVISNPTDRATLLARFEDYNRFSFGYRCGLDDEAKFASNLRIEVGPNRWIRFVRLNSSLLCTGREKEDDPELMIGSRQFTLPRHVGEENVVLVHHPLHWCKDADEVRDYVYSRSRVFISGHEHDPKVDVVPVSDGCDVMMLAAGAAVPFKSDNVFTYTYNVIEFDWDEATDALAVTMHPRAWNPTGTCFEADDKRLGGKDPRFFLGCPNFKKAGPPAAGRPGDAVGGEIVEREPIAEEVRAETAFVEQGEDPSVPPTAKGYELALLRFFRDLVESERLRILVDLDAIPPDSDERMTQGVERRLFDWLVNQGRLSDVVAMIDGKISERKDGDA from the coding sequence ATGATGCCGGCGATCTTCGTACACGTATCCGATATCCACTTCGGTCAGGAGCGGGACCACTCGGTCCACATTCACGACGATGTGAAGATGCAATTGATCGAAGACGCGGGCGAACTCGTCGCATCGCTGCCCGGCGGTGTGGCGCAGGGGATCTTGGTAACCGGTGACATCGCCTACTCAGGGACGGCCGAGCAGTATGATGCGGCGGCGTTATGGCTCGACGAACTTGCCGAGCGCATCAGCTGTCCCATCCACCGCGTTCAGATGGTGCCGGGGAACCACGATCTAGACAGGAACAAGCTTTCGATCGGCGGCACCGCGCTGCTCGACTATATCCGTGGTGGTGGTCCGGCGGAATACGAGAAAGTCATATCGAACCCGACCGACCGGGCGACGTTGTTGGCCCGGTTTGAAGACTACAACAGGTTCAGCTTCGGGTATCGCTGCGGCCTTGATGACGAAGCGAAATTCGCGTCCAACCTCCGCATCGAGGTCGGTCCGAACCGGTGGATCCGGTTTGTTCGGCTCAACTCGTCGCTGCTGTGCACGGGTCGTGAGAAGGAGGACGATCCCGAACTGATGATCGGCTCGCGGCAGTTCACGCTGCCTCGACATGTCGGAGAGGAGAACGTAGTTCTTGTCCACCACCCACTCCACTGGTGTAAGGACGCCGACGAGGTGCGCGACTATGTCTATAGTAGGTCGCGTGTGTTCATCTCCGGGCACGAGCACGACCCCAAGGTTGATGTCGTGCCCGTGTCGGACGGTTGCGACGTGATGATGCTCGCCGCCGGTGCCGCGGTGCCCTTCAAGTCAGACAACGTCTTCACCTACACCTACAATGTGATTGAGTTCGACTGGGACGAGGCGACCGACGCGTTGGCCGTGACCATGCATCCGCGTGCTTGGAACCCAACCGGGACGTGCTTCGAGGCAGATGACAAGCGGTTGGGCGGCAAGGATCCGCGTTTCTTCCTCGGCTGCCCCAACTTCAAGAAGGCAGGGCCGCCTGCCGCTGGACGGCCGGGCGATGCCGTCGGCGGGGAGATCGTCGAACGCGAGCCTATAGCGGAGGAGGTTCGTGCCGAAACCGCGTTCGTCGAGCAAGGGGAGGACCCGTCCGTGCCGCCGACCGCCAAGGGCTACGAACTCGCGCTTTTGCGCTTCTTCCGTGATCTGGTCGAGAGCGAGCGGCTGCGCATCCTCGTCGATCTGGATGCGATTCCCCCGGACTCAGACGAACGCATGACGCAAGGCGTCGAGCGGAGGCTGTTCGACTGGCTAGTGAATCAGGGCCGGCTGTCTGACGTTGTGGCGATGATCGACGGGAAGATATCAGAACGAAAGGACGGGGACGCGTGA
- a CDS encoding GTPase-associated system all-helical protein GASH, which translates to MTDNISVHMRITGMVPTNEDVDSRRAAASALSSAWLKFKDSSQIVSKSAEIAEALGGDGTPGEQLGTEVQKAVQKKASAFLYNERPLEVGVVAGMAAVTMLSSHPNTNGWTTVDVYSNALWLALAFQPVLQDEKRENLRQEVLDLARRRSVASAERARERDTVPGMGALTVEIESGTVTNNFQDAALGTINALRRNAALDREELDFMWWSLLARSRLVGRPLGGMSEPLRLVASGIEATVLLRRFPAEVHRDLVLRTVDADPELDLAGLLAEIGDDRERLVSGFVVNNVDAHPTVFPLLHAISTGGANGAGSDVKRPASIWGARALLEGALTRMMSTGALNQ; encoded by the coding sequence GTGACGGACAATATTTCGGTGCATATGCGCATAACGGGGATGGTGCCGACCAACGAGGACGTGGATTCTCGTCGGGCGGCGGCGTCGGCGCTCTCGTCCGCATGGTTGAAGTTTAAAGACTCGAGCCAGATCGTCTCTAAGTCCGCGGAAATTGCCGAGGCGCTTGGCGGTGATGGCACGCCCGGCGAGCAACTTGGCACCGAGGTGCAGAAGGCGGTTCAGAAGAAGGCGTCAGCTTTCCTGTACAACGAGCGACCACTTGAGGTGGGGGTCGTTGCCGGCATGGCCGCAGTGACGATGCTGTCATCTCATCCCAACACCAACGGTTGGACGACGGTGGACGTCTACTCCAACGCGTTGTGGCTGGCACTGGCTTTCCAGCCCGTACTTCAGGACGAGAAGCGCGAGAATCTGCGGCAAGAGGTCCTTGACCTCGCTCGGCGTCGGAGCGTCGCCAGTGCCGAAAGGGCACGCGAGCGCGACACTGTTCCGGGCATGGGCGCCCTGACTGTTGAGATTGAGAGTGGGACCGTCACGAACAATTTTCAGGATGCGGCGCTCGGCACGATCAACGCACTTCGTCGGAACGCTGCGCTAGACCGCGAGGAACTGGACTTCATGTGGTGGTCGCTCCTCGCGCGCAGCCGGTTGGTAGGACGCCCGCTGGGCGGCATGTCGGAACCGTTGAGGCTGGTTGCCTCCGGAATCGAGGCGACCGTGTTGCTCCGCCGCTTTCCTGCAGAGGTCCATCGGGACCTCGTTCTACGCACAGTAGACGCCGATCCCGAACTCGACCTAGCGGGACTGCTGGCCGAGATCGGCGATGATCGAGAGCGGCTCGTCTCTGGGTTCGTAGTTAACAACGTTGACGCTCACCCCACTGTTTTCCCATTGCTCCATGCGATCTCGACCGGTGGAGCCAATGGCGCTGGTTCGGACGTCAAGCGGCCAGCGTCGATCTGGGGTGCGCGAGCATTGCTTGAAGGAGCGCTGACTAGGATGATGTCGACGGGAGCCCTCAACCAGTGA
- a CDS encoding TRAFAC clade GTPase domain-containing protein: MTCDHRVGTVGGDAVGASHGTDALPEADEIGGAVLERPSSTASFPSSHTLGPDVISDMMASRYVTMVGILGDPDSGKTACLASIYLLVANATLTGWTFADSRSLMAFEDIARGARDWNAGTPPDQMTVHTEMSDDRRPGFLHLRLVRKSDGRRVDFALPDLPGEWTTKLISSAQAERFGFMKSAEALWIVVDGRALADKERRQGAISRVGQLAERLKALFDGAVPRLVIVVTHRDSGELAQTVSTRLLTELQRRDVEFTVVQVAPFSENNAVRAGFGIDDLIAATVGTPRAAPDFWPSISPSDGARAYLAFRRDR; encoded by the coding sequence GTGACCTGCGACCATCGGGTCGGCACGGTCGGGGGTGACGCAGTCGGCGCTTCGCATGGCACTGATGCCTTGCCGGAGGCAGACGAAATCGGCGGAGCGGTGCTGGAACGCCCTTCGAGCACGGCGTCGTTTCCATCCAGCCACACGCTCGGTCCTGACGTCATATCCGACATGATGGCGTCCCGTTACGTGACCATGGTCGGGATTCTCGGCGATCCGGATTCCGGCAAGACCGCGTGCCTGGCGAGCATATACCTTCTCGTCGCGAATGCGACGCTCACCGGCTGGACGTTCGCCGACAGTCGTAGCCTGATGGCGTTCGAGGACATTGCGCGCGGCGCGCGCGACTGGAACGCCGGGACGCCGCCCGACCAGATGACCGTGCACACCGAGATGTCCGACGATAGGCGTCCGGGCTTCCTCCACCTACGACTGGTCCGGAAAAGCGACGGTCGGCGCGTCGATTTCGCCCTGCCGGATCTGCCGGGTGAATGGACCACCAAGCTGATCAGCAGTGCGCAGGCGGAGAGGTTCGGCTTCATGAAGTCGGCCGAGGCGTTGTGGATCGTAGTCGATGGCCGTGCGCTCGCCGACAAGGAACGTCGCCAAGGAGCAATATCTCGGGTCGGGCAGCTGGCCGAGCGGTTGAAGGCGCTCTTCGATGGTGCTGTGCCGCGACTGGTGATCGTGGTGACCCATCGCGACAGTGGTGAGTTGGCGCAAACCGTGTCTACCCGTCTTTTGACGGAACTTCAGCGTCGTGACGTCGAGTTCACGGTTGTGCAAGTCGCTCCGTTTTCAGAAAACAATGCGGTGAGGGCGGGGTTCGGGATCGACGATCTCATCGCCGCGACGGTCGGGACACCGCGCGCGGCGCCTGACTTTTGGCCGTCGATATCCCCTTCCGACGGTGCAAGGGCGTATCTCGCATTTAGGAGGGACCGATGA